One window of the Runella slithyformis DSM 19594 genome contains the following:
- the yajC gene encoding preprotein translocase subunit YajC, whose amino-acid sequence MLNSIFLQAGGQSSMIYQLLLWAGIIGVFYFFMIRPQQKKQKDQKKFLEELKKGDEVITIGGLHGTVVSVYETTVTLEVDSSKGTKMKFEKSSVSRLAGTSAS is encoded by the coding sequence ATGCTGAACAGCATTTTTTTACAGGCCGGAGGCCAATCTTCCATGATCTATCAACTTCTGCTTTGGGCAGGGATCATCGGCGTGTTCTACTTTTTTATGATTCGTCCACAACAAAAAAAGCAGAAAGACCAGAAGAAGTTTTTGGAAGAACTTAAAAAAGGGGATGAAGTAATCACCATCGGCGGCTTGCACGGCACCGTAGTATCGGTCTATGAAACCACCGTTACGCTTGAGGTAGACAGCAGCAAAGGCACAAAAATGAAATTTGAGAAATCGTCCGTTTCTCGTTTGGCAGGTACGAGTGCATCCTAA
- a CDS encoding DUF1573 domain-containing protein codes for MRYIFLTLLSIALFSCGSNQEKSATSSLDDKLPKFEFAEDIKNTDFGTLKEGQQVEHTYKFKNAGDFPLIINNVSASCGCTIPEWPREPIGPGEEGAILVRFNSKGKQGQQFKTVTIFANTNPATTDIQFKADVEAAKDSTATGSI; via the coding sequence ATGCGATACATTTTTTTAACATTACTGAGTATTGCCCTTTTTTCCTGTGGAAGCAATCAGGAAAAATCTGCCACGAGCAGTCTGGACGATAAACTTCCCAAATTTGAGTTTGCAGAAGACATTAAAAACACTGATTTCGGTACGCTCAAAGAAGGGCAACAGGTAGAACATACGTATAAATTTAAGAATGCGGGTGACTTTCCCCTCATCATCAACAACGTAAGCGCTTCCTGCGGCTGTACCATTCCGGAATGGCCCCGTGAGCCCATCGGCCCGGGCGAAGAAGGGGCCATTTTGGTTCGCTTCAACAGCAAAGGTAAACAGGGACAACAGTTTAAAACCGTCACCATTTTTGCCAATACCAATCCTGCCACCACCGATATACAATTCAAAGCAGATGTAGAAGCGGCGAAGGATTCCACGGCAACTGGCTCTATTTAA
- a CDS encoding YtxH domain-containing protein, giving the protein MSNSSRVLISFLAGVTTGVAIGVLYAPEKGEITRDKLSYRLSKYREQLQGLIADLLEGKDLPDSLAKAEGQKVVTDAREKAERLLEDVDRLMAQIKGQTA; this is encoded by the coding sequence ATGAGCAATTCATCAAGAGTACTGATATCATTTCTGGCCGGTGTCACTACCGGTGTCGCCATCGGAGTGCTGTACGCTCCTGAAAAAGGTGAAATTACGCGTGACAAACTGTCGTACCGTCTTTCAAAATACCGTGAACAATTGCAGGGACTGATTGCGGACCTACTGGAAGGTAAAGATCTGCCCGACAGCCTGGCCAAAGCCGAAGGGCAGAAAGTGGTCACCGATGCCCGCGAAAAAGCGGAACGTTTACTGGAAGATGTAGACCGACTAATGGCTCAAATCAAAGGACAAACTGCTTAA